A genome region from Paralichthys olivaceus isolate ysfri-2021 chromosome 6, ASM2471397v2, whole genome shotgun sequence includes the following:
- the LOC138410497 gene encoding tumor necrosis factor receptor superfamily member 14-like isoform X5 has product MEVRLIVLTTILLIKVFCVNTLTCHLTEYQIGDECCPLCPPGNRVKTDCTEFRSTSCLPCVKDTFMNLPTGLKKCFPCTTCGPDSGLKIYTSCTATTDSVCEPLEGFYCTDRTRNNCAAAKKHTQCKPGQFIKQRGTALTDSECSDCSNGTFSDGTRTSCQAHTQCESPNLHLKRPGTTSTDAECENTSLIVPVVIIASVVLVVLVLSAIALVFWKRKTRHSGTIRETQLEEKL; this is encoded by the exons ATACTTTTGATCAAAGTCTTCTGTGTGAATACTCTGACTTGTCATCTGACTGAGTATCAGATAGGGGATGAAtgctgtcctctctgtccaccTG gAAATCGTGTTAAAACAGACTGCACAGAGTTTAGGAGCACTTCCTGTCTGCCCTGTGTGAAGGACACCTTCATGAATCTTCCCACTGGACTTAAAAAGTGTTTTCCCTGCACGACCTGTGGTCCAG ATTCTGGTCTGAAGATATACACTTCAtgcacagcaacaacagatTCAGTTTGTGAACCTCTGGAAGGATTCTACTGTACAGACCGCACAAGGAAcaactgtgcagcagcaaagaaacacacacaatgtaaaccAGGGCAGTTCATCAAACAGAGAG gaACAGCCCTCACAGACTCTGAATGCTCTGACTGCAGTAACGGAACATTTTCTGATGGGACCCGTACATCttgtcaagcacacacaca ATGTGAATCACCAAACCTTCATCTGAAGCGACCAGGAACCACTTCAACTGatgctgaatgtgaaaatacCAGTTTAATTGTCCCAGTGGTAATCATCGCTTCagtggttttggttgttttagttttatctgCCATCGCCTTAGTTTTCTGGAAGAGGAAAACACGTCATTCAGGtacgat AAGGgaaacacagctggaggagaagctgtGA
- the LOC138410497 gene encoding tumor necrosis factor receptor superfamily member 14-like isoform X1, with translation MNLRSKHLEAASLLILLIKVFCVNTLTCHLTEYQIGDECCPLCPPGNRVKTDCTEFRSTSCLPCVKDTFMNLPTGLKKCFPCTTCGPDSGLKIYTSCTATTDSVCEPLEGFYCTDRTRNNCAAAKKHTQCKPGQFIKQRGTALTDSECSDCSNGTFSDGTRTSCQAHTQCESPNLHLKRPGTTSTDAECENTSLIVPVVIIASVVLVVLVLSAIALVFWKRKTRHSGKKRNSTEKGNTAGGEAVNMMERT, from the exons ATGAATTTGAGAAGTAAACATTTGGAAGCTGCATCTTTGTTG ATACTTTTGATCAAAGTCTTCTGTGTGAATACTCTGACTTGTCATCTGACTGAGTATCAGATAGGGGATGAAtgctgtcctctctgtccaccTG gAAATCGTGTTAAAACAGACTGCACAGAGTTTAGGAGCACTTCCTGTCTGCCCTGTGTGAAGGACACCTTCATGAATCTTCCCACTGGACTTAAAAAGTGTTTTCCCTGCACGACCTGTGGTCCAG ATTCTGGTCTGAAGATATACACTTCAtgcacagcaacaacagatTCAGTTTGTGAACCTCTGGAAGGATTCTACTGTACAGACCGCACAAGGAAcaactgtgcagcagcaaagaaacacacacaatgtaaaccAGGGCAGTTCATCAAACAGAGAG gaACAGCCCTCACAGACTCTGAATGCTCTGACTGCAGTAACGGAACATTTTCTGATGGGACCCGTACATCttgtcaagcacacacaca ATGTGAATCACCAAACCTTCATCTGAAGCGACCAGGAACCACTTCAACTGatgctgaatgtgaaaatacCAGTTTAATTGTCCCAGTGGTAATCATCGCTTCagtggttttggttgttttagttttatctgCCATCGCCTTAGTTTTCTGGAAGAGGAAAACACGTCATTCAG gaaaaaaaagaaattccacAGAG AAGGgaaacacagctggaggagaagctgtGAATATGATGGAGAGAACATAa
- the LOC138410497 gene encoding tumor necrosis factor receptor superfamily member 14-like isoform X3 — MEVRLIVLTTILLIKVFCVNTLTCHLTEYQIGDECCPLCPPGNRVKTDCTEFRSTSCLPCVKDTFMNLPTGLKKCFPCTTCGPDSGLKIYTSCTATTDSVCEPLEGFYCTDRTRNNCAAAKKHTQCKPGQFIKQRGTALTDSECSDCSNGTFSDGTRTSCQAHTQCESPNLHLKRPGTTSTDAECENTSLIVPVVIIASVVLVVLVLSAIALVFWKRKTRHSGKKRNSTEKGNTAGGEAVNMMERT; from the exons ATACTTTTGATCAAAGTCTTCTGTGTGAATACTCTGACTTGTCATCTGACTGAGTATCAGATAGGGGATGAAtgctgtcctctctgtccaccTG gAAATCGTGTTAAAACAGACTGCACAGAGTTTAGGAGCACTTCCTGTCTGCCCTGTGTGAAGGACACCTTCATGAATCTTCCCACTGGACTTAAAAAGTGTTTTCCCTGCACGACCTGTGGTCCAG ATTCTGGTCTGAAGATATACACTTCAtgcacagcaacaacagatTCAGTTTGTGAACCTCTGGAAGGATTCTACTGTACAGACCGCACAAGGAAcaactgtgcagcagcaaagaaacacacacaatgtaaaccAGGGCAGTTCATCAAACAGAGAG gaACAGCCCTCACAGACTCTGAATGCTCTGACTGCAGTAACGGAACATTTTCTGATGGGACCCGTACATCttgtcaagcacacacaca ATGTGAATCACCAAACCTTCATCTGAAGCGACCAGGAACCACTTCAACTGatgctgaatgtgaaaatacCAGTTTAATTGTCCCAGTGGTAATCATCGCTTCagtggttttggttgttttagttttatctgCCATCGCCTTAGTTTTCTGGAAGAGGAAAACACGTCATTCAG gaaaaaaaagaaattccacAGAG AAGGgaaacacagctggaggagaagctgtGAATATGATGGAGAGAACATAa
- the LOC138410497 gene encoding tumor necrosis factor receptor superfamily member 14-like isoform X4, with the protein MNLRSKHLEAASLLILLIKVFCVNTLTCHLTEYQIGDECCPLCPPGNRVKTDCTEFRSTSCLPCVKDTFMNLPTGLKKCFPCTTCGPDSGLKIYTSCTATTDSVCEPLEGFYCTDRTRNNCAAAKKHTQCKPGQFIKQRGTALTDSECSDCSNGTFSDGTRTSCQAHTQCESPNLHLKRPGTTSTDAECENTSLIVPVVIIASVVLVVLVLSAIALVFWKRKTRHSGTIRETQLEEKL; encoded by the exons ATGAATTTGAGAAGTAAACATTTGGAAGCTGCATCTTTGTTG ATACTTTTGATCAAAGTCTTCTGTGTGAATACTCTGACTTGTCATCTGACTGAGTATCAGATAGGGGATGAAtgctgtcctctctgtccaccTG gAAATCGTGTTAAAACAGACTGCACAGAGTTTAGGAGCACTTCCTGTCTGCCCTGTGTGAAGGACACCTTCATGAATCTTCCCACTGGACTTAAAAAGTGTTTTCCCTGCACGACCTGTGGTCCAG ATTCTGGTCTGAAGATATACACTTCAtgcacagcaacaacagatTCAGTTTGTGAACCTCTGGAAGGATTCTACTGTACAGACCGCACAAGGAAcaactgtgcagcagcaaagaaacacacacaatgtaaaccAGGGCAGTTCATCAAACAGAGAG gaACAGCCCTCACAGACTCTGAATGCTCTGACTGCAGTAACGGAACATTTTCTGATGGGACCCGTACATCttgtcaagcacacacaca ATGTGAATCACCAAACCTTCATCTGAAGCGACCAGGAACCACTTCAACTGatgctgaatgtgaaaatacCAGTTTAATTGTCCCAGTGGTAATCATCGCTTCagtggttttggttgttttagttttatctgCCATCGCCTTAGTTTTCTGGAAGAGGAAAACACGTCATTCAGGtacgat AAGGgaaacacagctggaggagaagctgtGA
- the LOC138410497 gene encoding tumor necrosis factor receptor superfamily member 14-like isoform X2 has product MNLRSKHLEAASLLILLIKVFCVNTLTCHLTEYQIGDECCPLCPPGNRVKTDCTEFRSTSCLPCVKDTFMNLPTGLKKCFPCTTCGPDSGLKIYTSCTATTDSVCEPLEGFYCTDRTRNNCAAAKKHTQCKPGQFIKQRGTALTDSECSDCSNGTFSDGTRTSCQAHTQCESPNLHLKRPGTTSTDAECENTSLIVPVVIIASVVLVVLVLSAIALVFWKRKTRHSGKKRNSTEGNTAGGEAVNMMERT; this is encoded by the exons ATGAATTTGAGAAGTAAACATTTGGAAGCTGCATCTTTGTTG ATACTTTTGATCAAAGTCTTCTGTGTGAATACTCTGACTTGTCATCTGACTGAGTATCAGATAGGGGATGAAtgctgtcctctctgtccaccTG gAAATCGTGTTAAAACAGACTGCACAGAGTTTAGGAGCACTTCCTGTCTGCCCTGTGTGAAGGACACCTTCATGAATCTTCCCACTGGACTTAAAAAGTGTTTTCCCTGCACGACCTGTGGTCCAG ATTCTGGTCTGAAGATATACACTTCAtgcacagcaacaacagatTCAGTTTGTGAACCTCTGGAAGGATTCTACTGTACAGACCGCACAAGGAAcaactgtgcagcagcaaagaaacacacacaatgtaaaccAGGGCAGTTCATCAAACAGAGAG gaACAGCCCTCACAGACTCTGAATGCTCTGACTGCAGTAACGGAACATTTTCTGATGGGACCCGTACATCttgtcaagcacacacaca ATGTGAATCACCAAACCTTCATCTGAAGCGACCAGGAACCACTTCAACTGatgctgaatgtgaaaatacCAGTTTAATTGTCCCAGTGGTAATCATCGCTTCagtggttttggttgttttagttttatctgCCATCGCCTTAGTTTTCTGGAAGAGGAAAACACGTCATTCAG gaaaaaaaagaaattccacAGAG GgaaacacagctggaggagaagctgtGAATATGATGGAGAGAACATAa